The Camelina sativa cultivar DH55 chromosome 16, Cs, whole genome shotgun sequence sequence ccaataaatattcaaatataaccgaatatataagaaatagtATGATATTCCGATAAATatgtctcatattttttttatgtatttatatagtTCTATGATAACCTTgtcatttacttaatttctatcttttttatgttttaatactCCATTAGTATGGTTATTTTGGTACAATAAGATTAAAAAGTATTCGAATAAAACATTGTCCAataacttttggtttaattttggttatcgacAATCATATCCTAACTGATCCAAAATCCGAATTATCcaaactgaaaccgaaccgaattttataaatacccgaatggatgttagagtcaatatccaaaaaatccgAAATCCGAAAAATCCGAACCGAATCCGATCCGATATCCGAATGCCCAGGTTTACGCGTGATGTTAATAGTCTTCTTGCTGTTAGTGATGAAATGGGCTTTGTTGTCTCTCAAGAAAAAATGAACCATTTCGAAGTATCATCATATATGGGGTCTATTGACATATTTCTTATGTGGGCTGATCTTGGATATTTCATAGGGAAAACTTATACAGTGCGATAGCTTCTGAAAATATAATACCCTTTGTCACAAAAATCTGAAGTTGTATTGATAATTACGCGGTTATTTATATGTATCAACGTTCACGTACGACAGAGCAAGGATGGCCGAGTGGTCTGAGGCGCCAGACTCAACTTCTTGTCTTCGTCAGAGGGCGTCGGTTCAAATCCCGcttttgacattttcttttatgtttatttatttttctgccTTCCTTCCTACTACTGGTCTTAATTGTTTAGAGATGAGTTTTAATTCGTGTTTAGAAAACAttgtcataaatttatattaaaatttgatttttgctttCCCCAATAATCAATATATAGTATTCATCAGTTTTgtgaaatatacattttattgcTAAGAAAATAAgttgattaagaaaaattagccatgttaattaattttggtcCGTTCAAGTTACTGATGAATTTTGTCCGCTCACGTCATATTCTTATATTCTAGTATTGCCTTAATTAGGTGAAGCAGAGAATGCACATGACCCATAGGAAGATTGTTCAATTTTGGAAAATGGCATACATATATGATTAAAAAGTTAAGtgggaaaatataattaattggataatttgctcaaaaataataataatgcaatattttttttctttataaccaTTGGGCTATATAAACATGGCATGTTACATTgataaaattcacaaaattaaagacaaacaTCATCAAGGACAAGTAGCTAGAGAAATGTCACTGAAACGAGTTTATGAGATGCAGTATAAGCTTCCCGTCCCGCAAGAGCGATTCTGGGAACGTTTTGTCCACAATTCGACTTGCTTGGCTTATAGAAAACTTAcaggtatatattatataactctCATACtcttataatttcatatatgcTGTACTTGTTCATaactctaatatattcattgtttttgttggcTAGACATTAAGCCATCTGCTCACTGGACTCTAATGAAAATTGAGTCAGTGGATCACCAGACGAAAACCTTGAAGCAACGGTTCTTGAAACCTGAATTCGTTGATGGCTATAAGTTGATTGCAGCAACTACAAAAGTTACTGGCGACGAGCCCAGTGGCTTGAATTGCCTCATAGACATCACTGCGGAGTACGAAAAGAGTGGCCTTGAGATCAAAGACCTTGAAGAAGTCCAATTCCTTGTGGACAATATTGAGAGAACGGCTTTTCTTTGCCGTGCCCGTCTTGGTGACCATATTCCCATGCCAGTGCGTCTTAAATAATGGCACCGGCCCGTTAAATCAATCCATGCCATAATCGAAGGAGGATTCATCTCTATATTCCTAGAGTTACAGaagatgaaataaataaattgaaccCGCCCCCAAAATATATGTGTGAGTATTGTAACCTCTAAGGTCATGTCCCATGACTTGCTTTATCTCTAAATAAAGTTGTTACGTATTATATGCATTGAGTGTTTCAAACTATAACTAAATTCACAATTGTCTACTGCTAAATATGATAACTGTACTCAGAACCTCTTCATTTCGTAAGGCGAGAAGTTGcaattttgcaaacaaagacatgagttttattaccgtcatcatcatcatcatcatcatcataaagaCTGTTTTGACAATTCACAGGTGGGCTTTTACCTGTATAATTCACACTATCACAATAACCTTTGCTTCGACCCTTAATTCAATATCTACAAGACAATGAGATCAAACAAGACACAAAGACACAGACTTTGGATACTTTTTCGACTCTCTAAGCAAACCTAAAACTAGAATAAACAGACTCCCCTTTTCACTCTCTGGTGGCAACATAAACCACCAGCGTTGAATTGAAGACTGGAATCAAACTGAAGACAATTACATCCACCTCTTTGGCCTCACCTGCCCATCGGTAGAGCCAGAGCCACCATCTCTGCCCAACATCGCCATCATCAAACTTCCACCATGGACTCTTCCTTCTGGAGCTAACCCCAAT is a genomic window containing:
- the LOC104753082 gene encoding uncharacterized protein LOC104753082; its protein translation is MSLKRVYEMQYKLPVPQERFWERFVHNSTCLAYRKLTDIKPSAHWTLMKIESVDHQTKTLKQRFLKPEFVDGYKLIAATTKVTGDEPSGLNCLIDITAEYEKSGLEIKDLEEVQFLVDNIERTAFLCRARLGDHIPMPVRLK